From Nicotiana tabacum cultivar K326 chromosome 22, ASM71507v2, whole genome shotgun sequence, one genomic window encodes:
- the LOC107774241 gene encoding putative glutathione peroxidase 2 — translation MHLLRLTNLAALFFLVLALFLFYRYPSFSSPQTMAEGSPKSLFDFTVKDILGNEVPLSNYRGKVLLIVNVASKCGLTDSNYKELNILYEKYKDQGFEILAFPCNQFLWQEPGTNEEIQETVCTRFKAEFPVFEKVDVNGDNAAPLFKFLKSEKGGFLGNAIKWNFTKFLVNKEGKIVERYAPRTPPLQFEKDIQNLLGSS, via the exons ATGCATTTGCTAAGGTTAACCAATTTGGCAGCTCTCTTTTTTCTTGTTCTTGCCTTGTTCTTGTTCTATAGATACCCTTCTTTTTCTTCCCCTCAAACTATGGCTGAAGGATCCCCCAAATCACTTTTTGATTTCACTGTCAAG GATATACTGGGAAATGAGGTACCTTTGAGCAATTATAGGGGAAAGGTTCTTCTTATTGTCAATGTTGCATCAAAATG TGGTTTAACTGATTCAAACTACAAGGAGCTAAATATTTTGTATGAGAAGTACAAAGATCAAG GATTTGAAATTTTAGCATTTCCTTGTAACCAGTTCTTGTGGCAAGAACCTGGAACAAATGAGGAGATTCAGGAAACTGTATGCACCAGGTTCAAAGCTGAATTCCCTGTATTTGAAAAG GTTGATGTGAACGGGGATAATGCAGCACCACTTTTCAAGTTCTTAAAATCAGAAAAAGGCGGTTTCCTTGGAAATGCTATTAAGTGGAACTTCACCAAATTTCTTGTgaacaaagaaggaaagattGTGGAACGATATGCACCCAGGACACCTCCTCTTCAGTTTGAG AAAGACATACAAAATCTGTTGGGTTCTTCTTGA
- the LOC142175858 gene encoding uncharacterized protein LOC142175858, producing the protein MRVFCIDEGFGWFRFGIGSAMFDGDFQRDWVAFKIAAKASDLPFFPVASPTKVFCYILRPSRGPNELNIQGEERDLKKRCNKICDLVLKKAPKNDQLTSHKIQKDIIIACKIETVKAIMNDLNGDFFVLLVDESCDVSCKEQLVIVMRYVNRWGSVVEHFIWIVHVRNITALCLKKCYDRASNMQGDLRGLKTLIQQESKSPYSIHCFAHQLQLTLVAVSKKCLEVGELVLLVSNVLNIVGGSFKRMDDLRESQAEKVQEALDMGELKTGRSLNQELGLARAADTQERAKAKGYLSICQTFEVAFMLHLMRDVLGITNELNTSFKKKEQDIANAILLVEVAKRRLQKLREEAWDSLIDKVFAFCVKYNILIPNFDDLYVNSGRSRRKVVDYTILHHYRVDIFFKIIDWQVQELNSRFNEVTTNLLVGVACLNPVDSFSSFDINKILRMAELYPDDFDENITVTLKNQLETYIVDVRDVDERFSNLQGLVDLSEILVKTKKHLNYPFVFRLMKFALLLPVAAATVERTFSAMKLIKSELRNRMNDEFMSGCLVPYVERKIFNTILMRLL; encoded by the exons ATGAGGGTATTTTGCATAGACGAAGGCTTTGGATGGTTTAGATTTGGCATTGGATCTGCAATGTTTGATGGCGATTTTCAGCGTGACTGGGTAGCT TTCAAAATTGCTGCAAAAGCGTCAGATCTGCCATTTTTTCCGGTAGCATCTCCCACCAAAGTGTTCTGCTATATTTTAAGGCCTTCCCGTGGTCCAAATGAGTTGAATATTCAAGGAGAAGAACGTGATTTGAAGA AGAGGTGCAATAAAATTTGTGATCTTGTGTTGAAAAAGGCTCCAAAGAATGATCAGTTGACTTCTCATAAAATTCAGAAAGACATTATCATTGCATGTAAAATTGAAACAGTTAAAGCTATTATGAACGATCTAAATGGAGACTTTTTTGTATTGCTAGTTGATGAATCATGTGATGTATCATGCAAAGAGCAATTAGTTATTGTCATGCGATATGTTAATAGATGGGGATCTGTGGTGGAGCATTTTATTTGGATCGTTCATGTTCGTAATATTACTGCTTTATGTTTAAAGAAA TGCTATGATAGAGCAAGCAACATGCAAGGGGATTTACGTGGCCTCAAAACTTTGATTCAACAAGAAAGTAAATCTCCTTATTCCATTCATTGTTTTGCACACCAACTTCAATTGACTCTTGTTGCGGTATCCAAAAAGTGTCTTGAAGTGGGAGAACTTGTATTGTTGGTTTCTAATGTATTGAATATAGTGGGAGGTTCTTTTAAACGTATGGATGATCTTCGAGAATCTCAAGCAGAAAAAGTTCAAGAGGCATTAGATATGGGTGAACTTAAAACTGGTAGGAGTTTGAATCAAGAACTTGGTCTTGCTAGAGCTGCCGATACTC AAGAAAGAGCTAAGGCAAAGGGATATCTTAGCATTTGTCAAACATTTGAGGTTGCTTTCATGTTGCACCTAATGAGAGATGTTTTGGGGATCACAAATGAGCTTAATACATCCTTTAAAAAAAAGGAGCAAGATATTGCAAATGCTATTCTACTTGTTGAAGTGGCAAAGAGACGGTTGCAAAAGCTAAGAGAAGAAGCATGGGATTCACTTATTGATAAGGTGTTTGCATTTTGTGTCAAGTATAATATTTTGATACCAAACTTTGATGACCTCTATGTTAACTCTGGAAGATCTCGACGTAAAGTTGTTGATTATACTATTTTACATCACTATCGTGTTGATATATTTTTTAAGATTATTGATTGGCAAGTTCAAGAACTCAATTCTCGTTTTAATGAGGTGACAACGAACTTGCTTGTTGGAGTAGCTTGCTTAAATCCAGTTGACTCATTTTCTAGTTTTGACATAAACAAGATATTGAGGATGGCTGAATTGTATCCTGATGATTTTGATGAGAATATAACGGTTACACTCAAGAATCAGCTTGAAACTTATATTGTTGATGTTCGTGATGTTGATGAAAGGTTTTCAAATCTACAAGGACTTGTTGATCTTTCTGAAATACTAGTTAAGACAAAGAAGCATTTGAATTATCCATTTGTGTTTCGCCTTATGAAATTTGCTTTGCTTCTACCTGTTGCCGCTGCTACTGTTGAAAGAACTTTTTCGGCGATGAAGTTGATCAAGAGTGAATTGCGAAACCGAATGAATGACGAATTCATGAGCGGTTGTTTGGTACCTTatgtagaaagaaaaatatttaacaccattCTGATGAGACTATTATGA